From the genome of Mycoplasmopsis bovis PG45:
AAAGCAACAAATGTGTTTTTAGAACCTATGCAATGTTTAGATAATTTTATTGCTTGAAATGGCGCATACATTAAGCAAGATGGAAAAGTAATTTACTTTGATAAATTTGAAAAAGATGATGTTGCAAAAATTTATGATGAAATAGTAAAACATGGAATTAGCGTTATTTTTAATTCAGATACTAAAGATTTAGCATTTACTCATAACTGACTTATATCAATCGCATTGCGTTGAACAAGGGGAAAAGCTAAAAGATATCAATACTTTAAAAATGACACTGAAATTAACAAGATGGTGCTATGACATCCAAGTAAAAGCAAGCTACATTCTTTTGCAATGCTATTAAAAGAAAAATACAGAGGTATCTGTGAAATAGCGTTTACCGGAAATCGCAATGAAGTATTAGAGATTACACCAAAAGGATCAACAAAAGGTTTTGCTGAAGTAACTTATGCAAAAGCTCGTGGAGTTAGTCCTGAAGAATGTGTGCACATTGGCGATACTCTTAATGATGCGACATGTGCTAGTCATGTAGGACAACTAATAGCTATGAAAAATTCAACAGTGAGTTTAAAAATAATTGCCGATGTTATTTCCCCATTCACCAATAAAAAAGCGGGATTAGGAAAAACAATAGAACATTTTTTCTTAAGCAAGCAATAAAATTTAGTCTCTAAATTTTATAAAGGAGGCCAAATGAGAGCATTTTTTAAAATGCAACTCAAAATTTATTTCCGCTTAGCAAGTTCTTATGTATCACCCTTAGTTATAGGGGCTTTTTATATAATCTTGGTAGCAGCTGTCAGACTTTCTGTAGGAGCAGCTGATGTTCAAAGAATTTTAGACAGCAACCAATATATAGAGCTATCTGCAAACTTCTGTATGATAGCAGCTTTTATTATTTCATCATTTGTAACACAAACATTTTTTTATCGATACAAAAATGAGGGCATTGAATACCTTTTGTACTCAAAACCAATCAAGAGAAGGCAAATATTTTTTAGCAATGTTTTTGCAAGCATAATAGGTCTTGTTATTTCAATGGCACTAATGAGTGCAATGTTCTTTATTAGTCAGCTAATAATACCTTTTACATTTACAAAAGCATTACTTTCTACTCTGTCATTTTTTGCTGCGGGATTATTATGTGCAGCACTTGCCCTAGGTATAGCATCAATTGCGCAAAATTTTGTTGAGTCGAAAGTGTTTCAAGTTTTAGTTGCTGTGATGCCTATCTTAGGTATTATGACATTAGGTTTTGTTAAGTTTTCATCAAGCATTGATGTTGTTCAAACAACTTATCAAGCAGCTAATAGACCAATAATATTAATTCCTAATTCGCCTGATTTAAAAGGTGATTCTTCGAAAGCAGTAGAAAATTTGAACAGCAGAATTAGATCTCAAAAAGATTTGCTAATTGAAAATCAGACAACTGCAAATATGTTAGAAAATAAAGAAAAGTTAGCCTTTAATCCATTTTCTAAGAAATTTAATGTTCAAAAAAGAGAATCAATTGCTGAC
Proteins encoded in this window:
- a CDS encoding HAD-IIB family hydrolase — protein: MKSIVKPKIIFVDLDGTTIDLKIKGHKRISAENLEYIKKAREAGIEVVVSTGRPPTKATNVFLEPMQCLDNFIAWNGAYIKQDGKVIYFDKFEKDDVAKIYDEIVKHGISVIFNSDTKDLAFTHNWLISIALRWTRGKAKRYQYFKNDTEINKMVLWHPSKSKLHSFAMLLKEKYRGICEIAFTGNRNEVLEITPKGSTKGFAEVTYAKARGVSPEECVHIGDTLNDATCASHVGQLIAMKNSTVSLKIIADVISPFTNKKAGLGKTIEHFFLSKQ